The Caulifigura coniformis genome includes a region encoding these proteins:
- a CDS encoding DUF1207 domain-containing protein encodes MPWSSTVEPPGDPWLVSAAPTRLDTAFPDEPAQDGWQVLPEGLMYRSYLAGEKEPRFQFVPLVEKDRGLIWEAALGGRAGILRYGNTDAVHPQGWQFDIEGAVLARVDPEEESDLEAADFRAGFLSTWRSGPDAFKAGYYHLSSHVGDEFLIKNPGFNRLNYVRDALIAGWTHDWTPDFQIYGEVAYAFNAEDGALPWEFQYGLQYSPIAPTGWDGAPFGGINIHTREDFDWETGVNVVAGWLWRGATSNHIFRVGLQFYHGPSIQYSFVDQKETLIGGGLWFDY; translated from the coding sequence ATGCCCTGGAGTTCGACCGTCGAGCCCCCCGGCGATCCGTGGCTTGTCAGCGCAGCTCCCACGCGCCTCGACACGGCGTTCCCCGACGAGCCTGCCCAGGACGGCTGGCAGGTCCTCCCCGAAGGACTGATGTACCGCTCTTATCTTGCCGGTGAAAAGGAGCCGCGGTTCCAGTTCGTACCGCTCGTCGAGAAGGATCGCGGACTCATCTGGGAAGCGGCGCTCGGCGGCCGGGCCGGCATCCTGCGGTACGGCAACACCGATGCAGTCCATCCGCAGGGCTGGCAGTTCGATATCGAAGGGGCCGTGCTGGCGCGCGTCGATCCGGAAGAAGAAAGCGACCTCGAGGCGGCCGACTTCCGGGCCGGCTTCCTCTCCACCTGGCGCTCAGGCCCCGACGCCTTCAAGGCCGGCTACTACCACCTCAGCTCCCACGTCGGGGACGAGTTTCTGATCAAGAATCCGGGGTTCAACCGGCTGAACTATGTGCGTGACGCGCTGATCGCCGGCTGGACGCACGACTGGACGCCCGATTTCCAGATCTATGGCGAAGTCGCTTATGCGTTCAACGCGGAAGACGGCGCTCTGCCGTGGGAGTTCCAGTACGGTCTGCAGTACAGCCCCATCGCCCCTACCGGCTGGGACGGCGCCCCTTTCGGGGGCATCAACATCCACACGCGGGAAGATTTCGACTGGGAGACCGGCGTGAATGTCGTGGCCGGCTGGCTGTGGCGCGGCGCCACCTCCAACCACATCTTCCGTGTGGGCCTGCAGTTCTATCACGGACCTTCGATCCAGTACTCCTTCGTCGATCAGAAGGAAACGCTGATCGGCGGCGGCCTGTGGTTCGATTACTGA
- the trpE gene encoding anthranilate synthase component I: MHRPDFAAWSSLAPQARQIPVYREILGDTLTPVTAYDRAGWKNQAFLFESVVGGERIGRYSFLGGDPILRIEAFGEDVQLTRNGKTESSRHSDPLALLQHLIDEHRSVHLPGLPRFCGGAVGYAGYDVVRYVERLPNPPHDDRRLPDLSFALYDTMVVFDHIRKTILVVSHASTEGDLKANYDAACRRVDDLCNRLQSTPDRLEAHDIQPQGQPQLKWKSNFTQPEFEEVVEKAKEYIRAGDIFQVVCSQRLELETKASAFEIYRALRVVNPSPFMFLLDTPHCQLIGASPEIMVRVEEGEVTIRPLAGTRPRGKDEAEDKALADELLADPKEIAEHVMLVDLARNDVGRVAQYGSVRLSDVMVVERYSHVMHITSDVVGKMRPGLTALDALRAGLPAGTVSGAPKVRAMEIIDELERNRRGPYAGAVGYLDYTGNMDTCIALRTLVLMGNKAYVQAGAGLVADSVPAAEYQETLNKAKGLLRAIETAEQQIVKR, translated from the coding sequence ATGCATCGTCCTGATTTCGCCGCCTGGTCCAGCCTCGCCCCGCAGGCGAGGCAGATCCCCGTCTACCGGGAAATCCTCGGTGACACGCTGACCCCCGTGACGGCCTATGACCGGGCCGGCTGGAAGAACCAGGCGTTCCTGTTCGAGAGCGTCGTCGGCGGAGAACGGATCGGACGCTACAGCTTTCTCGGCGGCGATCCGATTCTTCGCATCGAGGCGTTCGGGGAGGACGTGCAGCTGACCCGCAATGGGAAGACGGAGTCGTCGCGTCACTCCGATCCCCTGGCCCTCCTGCAGCACCTTATTGACGAGCACCGTTCGGTCCACCTGCCCGGACTGCCTCGCTTCTGCGGCGGGGCTGTCGGCTATGCGGGGTACGACGTCGTTCGATACGTCGAGCGGCTCCCCAATCCTCCTCACGATGACCGCCGTCTCCCGGACCTGTCGTTCGCCCTTTACGACACGATGGTGGTGTTCGACCACATCCGGAAAACGATCCTGGTGGTGAGCCATGCGTCGACCGAAGGGGACCTCAAGGCGAACTACGACGCGGCCTGTCGGCGGGTCGACGACCTGTGCAACCGCTTGCAGAGCACCCCGGACCGGCTCGAAGCGCACGACATCCAGCCGCAGGGGCAGCCCCAGCTGAAATGGAAGTCGAACTTCACGCAGCCCGAGTTTGAGGAGGTGGTCGAGAAGGCGAAGGAATACATCCGCGCCGGCGACATCTTCCAGGTGGTGTGTAGCCAGCGACTGGAGTTGGAAACGAAAGCGTCGGCGTTCGAGATTTACCGAGCGCTGCGGGTGGTGAACCCGAGCCCGTTCATGTTCCTGCTCGACACGCCGCATTGCCAGCTGATCGGGGCGTCGCCGGAGATCATGGTGCGGGTGGAAGAGGGAGAAGTGACGATCCGCCCGCTCGCGGGCACCAGGCCGCGCGGCAAGGATGAAGCCGAAGACAAGGCGCTGGCCGACGAGCTGCTGGCCGATCCGAAAGAGATCGCCGAGCACGTCATGCTCGTCGATCTCGCGCGGAACGACGTGGGCCGCGTGGCGCAGTACGGTTCGGTGCGACTCAGCGACGTGATGGTCGTCGAGCGCTACAGCCACGTGATGCATATCACGTCAGACGTGGTGGGCAAGATGCGTCCGGGCCTGACTGCACTGGATGCCCTGCGCGCGGGCCTGCCCGCCGGAACGGTCTCGGGAGCGCCGAAGGTGCGGGCCATGGAGATCATCGACGAACTCGAGCGAAACCGGCGGGGCCCGTACGCCGGCGCTGTCGGGTATCTCGACTACACGGGCAACATGGACACGTGCATCGCGCTGCGGACGCTCGTGCTGATGGGGAACAAAGCCTACGTGCAGGCCGGCGCCGGCCTCGTCGCGGACAGCGTGCCGGCCGCCGAGTACCAGGAGACGCTCAACAAGGCGAAGGGCCTCCTGAGGGCGATCGAAACGGCCGAACAGCAGATCGTGAAACGCTGA
- a CDS encoding ferritin-like domain-containing protein: MEIRDFARRCLLSSTIEEKLLDAELPFTDPSPGPAERVAAPARPADLEFADRRTAPKLPSAQSLKEQGKRGLAHHILANHELQALEVMAWTLLAFPDAPPDFRLGVANVMRDEQRHTRMHIERAARLGVRFGEFPVNGYIWQKSMSVTSVLDYCACLPLVFEGRNLDHSLELAEQFAAAGDERSAALMRTIHRDEIQHVAFGLEWLRRLKPAEMSDWEAFETHLHWPLRAEKASGDVFQREAREAAGMSTEFIAGLLASRDEA, from the coding sequence ATGGAGATTCGCGACTTCGCCCGCCGCTGCCTGCTCAGTTCCACGATCGAGGAAAAGCTCCTCGACGCCGAGCTACCCTTCACTGATCCCTCGCCGGGACCTGCGGAACGCGTTGCGGCGCCGGCCCGGCCGGCTGATCTCGAGTTCGCCGACCGCCGTACGGCGCCGAAGCTCCCTTCGGCCCAGTCGCTGAAGGAACAGGGCAAGCGCGGCCTCGCCCATCACATCCTTGCGAATCACGAGCTGCAGGCGCTCGAAGTCATGGCGTGGACACTCCTCGCCTTTCCCGACGCCCCGCCCGATTTCCGGCTTGGCGTGGCAAACGTGATGCGGGACGAGCAGCGGCACACGCGGATGCACATCGAACGCGCGGCCCGCCTGGGGGTTCGTTTCGGCGAGTTTCCCGTCAACGGCTATATCTGGCAGAAGTCGATGTCGGTCACCTCGGTCCTCGATTACTGCGCCTGCCTGCCGCTGGTGTTCGAGGGCCGCAATCTCGACCACTCCCTCGAACTGGCTGAACAATTCGCCGCGGCCGGCGACGAGCGCAGCGCCGCCCTGATGCGGACGATTCATCGCGACGAGATCCAGCATGTCGCCTTCGGCCTGGAGTGGCTTCGCCGGCTGAAACCGGCGGAGATGTCGGACTGGGAGGCATTCGAAACGCATCTGCACTGGCCGCTGCGGGCCGAAAAGGCGAGCGGCGACGTCTTCCAGCGGGAGGCCCGTGAGGCGGCGGGAATGTCGACGGAGTTCATTGCGGGCCTGCTGGCCTCACGCGACGAGGCGTGA
- a CDS encoding metallophosphoesterase, whose translation MTDATRRDFLKVGATAAFSTFAAPSAFGQDNRTAPPKKPAARKADVYADAIFQAGPPPKLEEGSFSIAVLPDTQMYCQSVPEGFYAQTKWIVDQAKERNIAAVLHLGDITNRNTPEQWEVAQKAMRQLDGHVPYFMCCGNHDYGKGGGCADRTTHFNDYFPLAHYSDLKTFGGVYDREPDRLENSWHTFTAGGRKFLVVALEFGPRNDVIRWANEIVAKHKDHSAILITHAYMYYDETRYDWKKYGLKQTWNPHNYPVAKATADDVNDGEELWSKLVSPNGNFLMTLNGHVLNDGLGRTVTKDAQGREVAQMLVNFQMKPKGGDGWLRLLEFKADGRTVDVIDFSPTRNECNVSSQNRFTITLPA comes from the coding sequence ATGACTGACGCTACTCGTCGCGACTTTCTGAAAGTCGGCGCCACGGCCGCATTCTCCACGTTCGCAGCGCCGTCGGCGTTCGGGCAGGACAATCGAACCGCCCCGCCGAAGAAGCCGGCAGCCCGTAAAGCGGACGTCTATGCGGACGCCATCTTCCAGGCCGGACCGCCACCTAAACTGGAGGAAGGCTCGTTCAGCATCGCCGTACTCCCGGACACGCAGATGTACTGCCAGTCCGTTCCGGAAGGCTTCTACGCACAGACGAAGTGGATCGTCGACCAGGCGAAGGAGCGGAACATCGCGGCCGTGCTGCATTTGGGCGACATCACGAACCGGAACACGCCCGAGCAATGGGAGGTCGCGCAGAAGGCAATGCGCCAGCTCGATGGTCATGTTCCCTACTTCATGTGCTGCGGGAATCACGACTACGGCAAGGGCGGCGGATGCGCCGACCGGACGACGCACTTCAACGACTACTTCCCGCTGGCGCATTACAGCGACCTGAAGACGTTCGGCGGCGTCTACGACAGGGAGCCCGATCGGCTCGAAAACTCGTGGCATACGTTCACCGCCGGCGGCCGGAAGTTTCTCGTCGTGGCGCTCGAGTTCGGGCCCCGGAATGACGTGATCCGCTGGGCTAACGAGATCGTTGCGAAGCACAAGGATCATTCGGCGATCCTGATCACGCACGCCTACATGTACTACGACGAGACGCGTTACGACTGGAAGAAGTACGGCCTGAAACAGACTTGGAATCCGCACAACTATCCTGTCGCGAAAGCCACCGCGGACGACGTCAACGACGGCGAAGAGCTGTGGTCGAAGCTCGTCTCGCCCAACGGCAACTTCCTGATGACGCTCAACGGTCACGTGCTCAACGACGGCCTCGGCCGGACCGTGACGAAGGACGCCCAGGGTCGCGAGGTGGCCCAGATGCTCGTCAATTTCCAGATGAAACCCAAAGGGGGCGACGGCTGGCTGCGGCTGCTGGAGTTCAAGGCGGATGGCAGGACGGTCGACGTGATCGACTTCTCTCCGACGCGGAACGAGTGCAACGTTTCATCACAGAACCGGTTTACGATCACGCTGCCCGCGTAG
- a CDS encoding OsmC family protein, which translates to MTPEELRAVQTPFKERYRSDPASALATLSATGTLDVARLQCVVDGAGGGRVIAGVHPRAGGDGAGKCAGDMLLEALVGCAGVTLAAVSTAMNLGVTAGRLSAEGDLDFRGTLGVSRDAPIGFTAIRVSFELETDAGEAQLQKLGELTERYCVVAQSLNAPVSISIRRVGPPGQVGNG; encoded by the coding sequence ATGACGCCCGAAGAACTTCGTGCCGTGCAGACCCCTTTCAAGGAACGCTATCGCAGCGATCCGGCGAGCGCGCTCGCCACGCTCTCGGCCACAGGGACTCTCGATGTGGCTCGGCTGCAATGTGTCGTCGACGGCGCGGGAGGAGGTCGTGTGATCGCGGGCGTCCACCCGCGCGCTGGCGGCGATGGGGCAGGGAAGTGCGCCGGTGACATGTTGCTCGAGGCACTGGTTGGATGCGCGGGCGTGACGCTTGCCGCCGTCTCCACCGCGATGAACCTGGGAGTGACCGCCGGCAGGCTCTCGGCCGAAGGAGACCTCGACTTCCGTGGGACGCTCGGCGTCTCGCGGGACGCCCCCATCGGATTCACGGCGATCCGGGTTTCGTTCGAACTCGAGACGGACGCTGGCGAGGCCCAATTGCAGAAACTCGGCGAGCTGACCGAGCGATATTGCGTGGTGGCCCAATCGCTCAACGCCCCGGTGAGCATCTCAATTCGACGAGTTGGCCCTCCAGGCCAGGTCGGCAATGGATGA
- a CDS encoding ABC transporter ATP-binding protein, which translates to MDAIRRLFPYIWPQKRRLAWSVIFGVLVAAFWGLDLLAAKPLLDILTVGSPHVTIPLQIAEASKEIDDRTANIAELDRELETLKQENAGHDDPRVVEATQKRVNNQAKRTDAEWVRYRLHWIQRVVLPWTPVDTFHYFAMIIGLLLLGTAIKGIFIYLQDVLIGDVAERALMNVRKKLLRKILNLDYQTLSAEGTGGLMSRFTYDTEQLATGVTLLGGKLVREPLKCLACAVMALFLNWRLTLLALACVPLLALAFGKFGRLLKRASKRMMESMSRIYKVLEETFDGLKVVIAFDAGSKHRRAFNDEYRRYYGKAMRLVRIDAVAKPTMELLGMMALCLALLPGAYLVLRGETSLWGIRLSSGPMDVATLGTLYAMLAGMLDPCRKMSTTYSRLKKSTAAMERVFAMIDATSKVQEPANAQPLPRLSQAIEFKDVCFGYTARQAAEQRGLVLDHFNLKVDAGEVIAIVGHNGCGKSTLMQLLPRFFDPTSGEVYLDGLSLREVKLADLRRQIGVVTQDTVLFDDSIYENIRYGRPDATRKEIEEAARQAHVMPIVDALPQGFEARVGEKGRTLSGGQRQRIALARAILRDPAVMILDEATSAADAESEALIHKALKEFAPGRTMLLISHTMSASLLDFVTRIVVMEDGRVLATGRHEDLLRTCSVYQRLYTASSRKMLTLDSPPFSNVAPSKAAA; encoded by the coding sequence GTGGACGCCATTCGACGTTTGTTCCCCTACATCTGGCCGCAGAAACGCCGGCTGGCATGGTCGGTCATCTTCGGCGTGCTCGTCGCCGCGTTCTGGGGGCTCGACCTCCTCGCGGCGAAACCGCTGCTCGACATCCTGACGGTCGGCTCGCCCCATGTGACGATTCCCCTGCAGATCGCCGAGGCCTCGAAAGAGATCGACGACCGCACCGCGAACATCGCCGAACTCGACCGGGAACTCGAAACGCTGAAGCAGGAGAATGCGGGGCACGATGATCCTCGCGTCGTCGAGGCAACCCAGAAACGGGTGAACAACCAGGCAAAACGCACGGACGCCGAATGGGTCCGCTACCGGCTGCACTGGATCCAGCGCGTCGTGCTGCCGTGGACCCCGGTCGATACGTTTCACTACTTCGCCATGATCATCGGGCTGCTGCTGCTCGGCACGGCCATCAAGGGGATCTTCATCTATCTGCAGGATGTCCTGATCGGCGACGTCGCCGAGCGGGCCCTGATGAACGTCCGCAAGAAGTTGCTCCGCAAGATCCTGAATCTCGACTACCAGACGCTCTCCGCCGAAGGGACCGGCGGATTGATGTCTCGCTTCACTTACGACACCGAGCAGCTCGCCACCGGCGTCACGCTGCTCGGCGGGAAACTGGTTCGCGAGCCACTGAAATGCCTTGCCTGCGCGGTCATGGCATTGTTCCTCAACTGGCGGCTCACGCTGCTGGCCCTCGCCTGCGTTCCTCTCCTGGCCCTGGCCTTCGGGAAGTTCGGCCGGCTCCTGAAGCGGGCGAGCAAGCGGATGATGGAAAGCATGTCCCGCATCTATAAGGTGCTGGAGGAAACGTTCGATGGCCTGAAAGTGGTGATCGCGTTCGACGCCGGTTCGAAGCACCGCCGCGCCTTCAACGACGAATACCGCCGTTATTACGGTAAGGCGATGCGCCTCGTGCGGATTGATGCCGTCGCCAAGCCGACCATGGAACTCCTCGGAATGATGGCCCTCTGCCTGGCGCTGCTGCCGGGGGCATACCTCGTCCTCCGCGGTGAAACGAGTCTCTGGGGCATCCGCCTGTCGTCCGGCCCCATGGACGTTGCCACGCTCGGGACGCTCTACGCCATGCTCGCCGGCATGCTCGACCCTTGCCGGAAAATGTCGACGACCTACTCGCGCCTGAAGAAATCGACGGCCGCGATGGAACGTGTCTTCGCCATGATCGACGCCACCTCCAAAGTGCAGGAGCCGGCGAACGCACAGCCCCTTCCGCGGCTCTCCCAGGCGATCGAGTTCAAGGATGTTTGCTTCGGGTACACCGCCCGGCAGGCCGCCGAGCAGCGGGGACTCGTCCTGGATCACTTCAACCTGAAAGTCGATGCCGGAGAAGTCATCGCCATCGTCGGCCACAACGGCTGCGGCAAATCGACTCTCATGCAGCTGCTCCCCCGGTTCTTCGACCCCACGTCCGGCGAGGTGTATCTCGACGGCCTGTCGCTGCGGGAAGTGAAGCTCGCCGACCTCCGCCGGCAAATCGGCGTCGTGACACAGGACACTGTGCTGTTCGACGACTCGATCTACGAAAACATCCGTTACGGCAGGCCCGATGCGACACGCAAGGAAATTGAGGAGGCCGCGCGTCAGGCCCACGTCATGCCGATCGTCGACGCCCTGCCGCAGGGCTTCGAGGCCCGCGTCGGGGAGAAGGGACGCACCCTCTCCGGCGGACAGCGGCAGCGCATCGCCCTCGCACGGGCGATCCTTCGCGACCCCGCGGTCATGATCCTCGATGAAGCCACCTCCGCAGCCGATGCAGAGAGCGAGGCCCTGATCCACAAGGCCCTCAAGGAGTTCGCGCCGGGTCGCACGATGCTCCTCATCTCCCACACGATGTCCGCCAGCCTGCTCGATTTCGTCACGCGAATCGTGGTCATGGAAGACGGCCGCGTCCTCGCGACCGGCCGGCACGAAGACCTCCTCCGGACCTGTTCTGTCTACCAGCGCCTGTACACGGCTTCTTCGCGGAAGATGCTCACGCTGGACAGTCCACCGTTTTCGAACGTCGCTCCGTCAAAGGCCGCAGCATGA
- a CDS encoding mitochondrial fission ELM1 family protein — MRPPLVVWQFTDGKPGHESQTRGLIAALKRRSEVHAYRLPVSDCRCGITSLLRRRHPCQGDYPPPDLILACGRTTHFAALAARRACGGALVSLMKPPLPSRLYDLCLIPEHDGVPASDNVLLTQGVLNPVVKQPESPARVGRGLILIGGPSAHHDWPGASLIPRIVSIVEKDAARRWTLTTSRRTPAEFVEQLQTTLSPPSAAEESPLKIVPAEETPPGWVAEQLANSDAAVVTEDSVSMVYESLTAGVAVSLIAMPRRGRSRVTAGVEKLLSQRFVRPVEEFLTTGAFQTAGHILAEADRCADTLLSRCLQRAARAA; from the coding sequence ATGAGACCGCCGCTCGTGGTCTGGCAGTTCACCGACGGGAAGCCGGGTCACGAGAGCCAGACCCGGGGGCTGATCGCCGCGCTCAAGCGACGATCCGAAGTCCATGCCTATCGGCTGCCGGTGTCCGACTGCCGCTGCGGGATCACCAGCCTGCTCAGGCGACGTCATCCCTGCCAGGGCGATTATCCGCCTCCCGATCTGATCCTCGCCTGCGGCCGCACCACGCACTTCGCCGCCCTGGCCGCACGCCGGGCCTGCGGCGGCGCGCTCGTCTCGCTGATGAAGCCGCCGCTCCCCAGCCGGCTGTACGACCTCTGCCTGATTCCGGAACACGACGGCGTGCCCGCATCGGACAACGTCCTGCTGACGCAGGGTGTCTTGAATCCCGTCGTCAAACAGCCCGAGTCCCCTGCACGAGTCGGCCGCGGCCTGATCCTGATCGGCGGGCCTTCCGCGCACCACGACTGGCCCGGCGCCTCACTGATCCCGCGGATCGTTTCGATTGTCGAGAAGGACGCGGCCCGCCGATGGACATTGACCACCTCACGGCGCACACCGGCGGAGTTCGTCGAACAACTGCAAACGACGCTGTCCCCGCCCTCGGCGGCGGAGGAATCGCCGTTGAAGATCGTGCCGGCCGAAGAGACGCCGCCCGGTTGGGTGGCCGAGCAACTTGCGAACAGTGACGCCGCAGTCGTGACCGAAGACAGCGTCTCGATGGTCTACGAAAGCCTCACCGCCGGTGTTGCCGTTTCCCTGATTGCCATGCCCCGTCGCGGCCGAAGCCGGGTGACGGCGGGAGTCGAGAAACTGCTGAGCCAGAGGTTCGTCCGGCCTGTCGAAGAGTTCCTGACGACGGGGGCGTTTCAGACCGCAGGGCACATCCTCGCGGAAGCCGACCGCTGCGCCGATACGCTGCTCTCACGCTGCCTCCAAAGAGCCGCCCGCGCTGCCTGA